A window of Colias croceus chromosome 13, ilColCroc2.1 genomic DNA:
attaaaaatgtttaataagtTTAGTTCTTTTGAAACTACATTaggatatatttttggttCAACTAGAGGAACATGTGCTGTGAGAATTTCGTTCATAGTATTTTACATTGAATTATGATTGATAAATAGGTCCTCTTTATTGGTCATTGGacattaattcataatatttttctcaaccaatttgtgtaataaaatgtgtaattATCAATAccaattttacaataattctgGATGATTTTcgacatattttttgttaagtcGCATGTAAACAGACCTTCCAAAGAGattttccaataaaaaatacacaattctATCTGCGCAAAGCATCACGAAATAACATTACTTAACAAGAAAGGTCTTACGGAAATGAAATACAACAAGGAAACCTAAGGAAACATAATACTCACAAGTACTGGTGTAAGCGGCGCTGTAATAGACCCGATCCTTCCGATCATAGAGGAGAAAGCAAGCAGACTGTGTCGGAACTCAGTCGGGTACAGTTCAGATGTGTACAGGTACAGAGACGTGAACACAAGGGAGATACCAAACTTGCCAGCCAGGTACACGATAAGACGCAACACGTTTAAGTCTGAAAATTAGTTAAAATGAAACACTTATTTTCTCAGCTTGATTTCTTTTAGAAGCGCGTTTGAATCGTTATAATTCAGACAGAAAGAATTTGGTCTCTAGTTTGTGCTAGTAATGTAACcgattgtttataaaaatttagaaggaaacaaaaaaaaatctaatctaTGAACATCGTTGGTTGCCTGAATGGGAAAAGTATTTGTagagatattaaaaaatcaataaacagCTGTTGATAGGTATCTAATAAGAACATGAAAATATGGTTGctcagataaatatttatcactatCACAGTAGTGAATAATAGATTAGGTACCAATTGtgtgattaaatattttcaaataattgtatatagaAAACTTTCTCAAGGGTTTCTAATCAAATAACGATGTTATCGATtagatttagataaaaaaaattggtaatGCCATGGTATTGCTATGGAATTTACAATTATtggaattatttttcaatgttaatCATTTCTGTGTATGAATACTAATACAtatctaaataattgtaaataatttagatatgCAATACGACCTTGGGGTGATATCTGAAGGAAAACGAATTAAACCTACCAACTCACGTGTATGCAGCATTATCTTAtccatattatcataataacaatataaatcaatcataaaaatgattatatcCGGTATTGATCCTGTATAAACtccaatttaatttgaaaatacatatttttattttcaaaaaacgTAATTATGTCAAACAAAATACTACAATTCTCAGCAAAGGGTGACAAACTAAATGAAAATACTGTGCAAAacttgactgaccggttggcttggttggtagtggccctgccttccaagcaggaggtcgtgggttcgattcccaatcgggacaaatatttgtgtgatgaagatagatgtttgctctgtatctgggtgttaattatctacataagtatttttgcaaattatatatgtatgtttatcagccaacTGGTTTCCattaacacaagcgaaagtttagtatgggatcagatcgtgccgtgtgtgaaaatagtcctgaaatatttattttatttttaaaacttaccaCTAGGAATGAATACGAAGGCAATATTGCAAATTGCACTAAAGAAGAATCCACCCGAGAGCGTAGGTTTCCTTCCAATTCTGTCTAATATGAAGACAGCGGTGTAGAAACCAGGGATCTCGATGGCGCAGGTCAGGATGTAGTTCAGGTACATAGTATCGGAGAGGCTAGTAGAGTTGATAGAGAGACCGTAATACACGAATGTCGTGGTGATCCACCAGATGGGCGTGGTGCACACTCGTCGTAGTAAGATGCGAGACTTGAAAATAGTGCTTATGAGGCCTTGTTCATTTGtctgaaattgaaataatcaCATTTTAAACAGTAAAAATCCGTGATctccaaaaaaaaattcgcataacaagtttttcatataatttttatgaaacttaCCTTTTTAGATTCCTCGGTAACTGGAGGCGGTGTCAACAATCCCGCCATTGACTTCTCACTTATCTGTTTCTTATTTACTCTTGCAATTTTTTCCAATATCTGTCTAGCTTCTGTAAACTTTTGTTTCGATAGTAGCCATCTTATGCTCTCGGACAGTATCCAGTAGTAGGAAATGATTAAAAAGCAGGGGATATGAAGTGTCATGATCATGTATCTCCAGGGTTGGATGACCCAGGCGATTCCTCCCATTATCACTTGACCTACTGCAAACATTGAAGTAGATGTGGCACTTGCAAGCACTCTGTACTTTGGTCCCACGAGCTCAGCAGCTGAAATTATGTACACAGTGTAATCCTTGAATACCATTGTTTTCTATATTGTAGACAGGAGATACGAATATTTATGTATCTATAAACGAAATATTGGAAACAATTAATAACTAATACTCACCGAAAACGTACGCAGAACTGAAAGTTCCCGCACCCAGTGTAGTCTGCAAGATTTGCAAAGCTATATACATGTTGTAGTTAACAGAGAAGGCTCTGATGAGACCTATGAGAGCCAGGTTGAAGACGCTGATCACAAGCGCGACCCTTCGACCGAATCTATCGGAGATGTAGCCAGTGATGGGCAGAACTAGAAGCGTTCCTACGCTGTTGAGTGTTCCGGAGAGTACTCTCAGCCATTCTTGACATCCAAGGTCAAACTGAAATTAAACAGAAGAAATTTAAAGTAACAGGGagagttttaataaataatcataaaacaGAAGTAAGGAAAGAAATTCTGTACAAGTACatacattatttactttctaATAAATGAAGTCATAATTTACGAACAAGAAATACTAACAAACTAACTTTTAAAAGCTATGAAAACACTTACATCATAAACAACAGAGTTATCTCTAGCATACACAAAATCATTGCAGTCCACAGTCACGGACTGATCAAACAGCGTCGCAGGGCAGTAATTCAAGCTACCATTAACCATGTTATTACGTGGTCTGAAGCGAGAGCAGCTGGCTAAGCCCGTGCTAGTTTCTGGGATAGCATTCGTGATCCAATCGGGTTCAAATGTGTCGACCAGTTTGGTGTCTTCTCCACATTCGTCCACGCGACATCTATAAAAAGAGCATTAGAAATTAAACTAGTCTTAGATAAGTTTTCTATGTAggatataaattgaaataaacaatgcTTAAAAgacagttttataattaaattgatcAGATATTAATTTTGACTATATATTAAGGATTATTAAAAGTTACACGCATCACAAGAACttaaacatttgaaataaCTGACGATgcaaaaaaaagaatatacaAATTCAATACCTGTGAGGAATAGCTGCAGCTGAGAAGATATATTCACTCATGAACGCTGACATGATGATGGGAATTGCAACAAGAAGCATGTAGCGTAATTGGAACGGTCCAAACTGTCCCAACTCGTTAACCAAGACATCATCAAGATCGACTCTCTCTGGTAAACTCCCATCATTGAATTCACTTTCCTTGGTTTCTGGAGAAGCTCCCATTTTTACTAGGGACTTGAAACACCTCTCCCCACTATGTGTTACGAGCAAGTAATTCGTTCgcgtaattaataaattattatcatcttATTATCATTGTTAAAATAAGGCTTAGAATTATCAAGTATCGTAGGGCTGATATTGAGtgcaataaacatatttttctttgttattttaaaataaaattgagaattttaaagatttttcgTATAATATCCGCCTATATTGTATAAGTATAGTTagaggaaaaaaaataatgtttaagaTAAAATACAATGAATGTATCGTTACTGTTTGGAGTATTATGTCATGAATAAAAGGTGTAAAGCATAGGAACGTGGACTTTAAGATTCATTCAttggtacataataaaattaagttaaatcttattttattgttataattacgtttttatagaggtatattttttgttcagccctatattttaatacactgagttaataatataatttaatctcTTAGGTCCAATTAGGTTTActtattactagcggtccgccccggcttcgcccgtggtcgcaataaaaggtagcctatgttcttccTCAGGGtataaagattgtctgtgccaaatttcatcaaaatcggtccagtagtttatgcgtgaaaaccatacatacctacatacatagatacaaacctttcctctttataatattagtatagaagtatagattacCATATCACAAGATCATAGTAACATTTTCAGAAAATAATCAATAGAACTCTGATTTTTACTTTAATGTGGCTGAATTTATGATTTAAGTAGTTATGGAGGAGTCATGTTATTTCATCATGTTGAGTGACTCATATTTTACAAGTAGATACACGGCAGAATAAAtttttgatggttctcaattTTCAAGGCATGTTGTACAATatatagttaaaataaataacacagaacccacataaattaaaataattatgccaCATTACGCTAATGCTGCTCTGCGTCATTGtccataatattttgtgaaagATAACGTTTGTCtattaatatgtatctattatttgttattgattaatttttattatataaaataggaattcgattatagataataatattaatcttatcttttaaaatagtttttaattgcTCTTTGAGCTTCTTACTGcttattttgatttatcaGATTCTCTAGATTTTGTAATCATTTCTCGCAGTATTGGGTTGATTTTAAGGAAATTgttcaaataattactttttataataatttttgtaaagacaaaaaaaaattaaaatctttcgttttaatttatttttgcgaTTCTTCGTCATATCGAAttgatacattttacatattttgaattttcacatgtttaaataaatataaattgagaTCTTTAGATAAATATCCttattatcattaatataaaaaattatagagaGAACTTTTAACTACGTAATTAAATCAGCTAGAAGCGTCTACATGCTTCCCAAGAGCTTCTGCTTCTTCTAAAGTATCAGGTAACTTGGTGCCGAGGGTCTCCGGCTGCGTGAGTACCAGGATACCAGAGAGGAGGCCCATGGTCGCGAACATGGTTGATGGAATACCGTTCCAGTAGTCAGCCTGGGTAATAAGAACGTGGAATAAGCCAAgtgcaataatttattttgtaatcgaCAGCTCAGGAACACTCTAGCTTGccattcctaggaaatgtgtagatataaaataatttatttcacacatttccgtacgattttaggaattatatacatttcctaggaattgtatacaatgacggattacataaatttccggtaacatatatatatagtttttCAAATTCCAAATTCTATACCTATCTTCTGTGCAATTCATACAGAAATTCGTTGTTCTGTGATCAACTATTAGTAGGTCAACAAAATTTATAGAATTTCCTAGAAAAAATCGATAAGAGAAGCAAAatcaaaatcttaaaataacaatatttcatCACAAAAGCCTCTATTATGTGCTAGTATCTGatgctaataaaaaataaaaaatgtaaatgtgaAAACTCACAAGCACAGGCGTCAACGGGGCAGTAATAGACCCAATCCTGCCAATCATAGAGGAGAAGCCCAGCAAACTGTGGCGGAACTCTGTCGGGTACAGCTCAGAGGTGAACAGATACAGGGAGGTAAACACCACAGAGATGAAGAACTTGCCAGCAAGGAACACGATCAGGCGGACCACGGTGAGTGCTGGAAGTTCGATAAACGATTGGCAAATTGTTGAAAGGATATTAAGattttgatatttagttttatagcattcaaattcTATATAATTgcgaaaatttaaaaaaaaatagaatattcgATTTGATTCTGCACCCACTACCTATGCAGGGGTAAACTTTTTACAAAGCACTAAGTAAAGTTAataatgtagttaaaaaacaaGACTTCTTAAGACGTAGTAAGAGTAAAGTctataaagaaaattgaaCTCGTATTTGCCAGCGAATAGATACacaattgttaaatatttaaaaataatgttatcacAATAATCCTGCGCATGACAGTTTCGATTTTTACACGCAGTGATTATTTGCTCAATTTTATCATCAggagtaataaaatataatttaaattatgaaacacAACCTTGAAATTTCATCCTTATCATCATCGTTAAGCTTTGCATGTATAAATTGAGATCAAAGAATTTATGAGTTCTTTTAGTAAATGCACAATTTTTGTAACATCATTTATCTTAAACtctttatatacataaattaccTGTCGGAATGAAAACGAAGGCAAGATTACATAAAGCGCAGAATATGAATCCAACGCTCAGAGTTGGTTTTCTTCCAGCCTTGTTCAGAATAAACGCAGCGGTATAGTATCCAGGTATTTCGATTGCAGCAGTAAGGATAAAGTTGAGATGCATCGTATCAGAAAGACTCGTGGAGTTGATGGACAGACCATAGTACACAAAGGTGGTTGTGATCCACCAAATGGGAGTCGTACAAACACGCCTTAGGAGCACTCGGGATCGGAATATCGTCTTTATTAGGCTGCGTTGCTCTGTCTGTAATATACAGATTATGttaaattagatatttttagatGTGCTTTAGTAAGAAAGGATAaactacaaataaatatagctttatcttcatttatttaaagatatgtctctatatttatatatctttaaataaatgaagatatttatttatttactagcggtccgccccggcttcgcccgtggtacatatttacgttttctctacataagacctcgtacttcaaggaatataataaaaaaagaattatcgaaatcggttcagccgttctcaagttatgcgcttaccaacacattttgggattcatttttatatataagaagatagatataaaataaagatagtATAGTATAGGGATTTTATTGCACATTTACGTAGAACgctttttatcatttatttcagTCTATTTTATCAACCTCCAAGTACTCACAAACTTTAACAAAACTAACCTTTGGTTCTTCCCTTTGTGGATTCATCAGAGCCAGCATGGACTTTTCACTAACTTGTTTCTTATTCACCCTCGCTACGTTTTCCAGATTTTGCTTAGCTTCTTCAAATCTGTTTTGAGATAGGAGCCACCTCACGCTCTCTGAGAGGATCCAGTAGTAGGAGATGAGGAGGAACACAGGCACGTGTAACGCTATGATCATTTGTCTCCACGGCTGGACGGCCCAGGCCACTCCACCGAGGATGACTTGGCCGACGGCGAACATTGAGGAGCACGTCGCACTGGCCACCACACGCCATTTCGGTCCCACAAGTTCTGCagctgaaaaataaaattacgatTTTAAAATGATAGAGCTCtctattattgaaatttaatgaTACTAATGAATACAGAAATCGCAGTTTAGAAATacatctagattctagatgtagtctaaattattgtattaaacaAAGTCAGTTTTCGTCGTCATATGAATGCTTAGATCTTTATAACTACGTAAAagattttgatgttttttttttaaagatagagtGATGGTTCAAAAGGAAGTTTTTAGTATAATTGATTTGTTCTAAAAGCAACACGGGTGAAACTGCTTgcagaaagctagtaagatgtaaaataaatttaccgAAAATATAAGCCGAGCTGAATATACCAGCGCCCAAAGTGGTTTGAAGGATCTGCAGCACCAAATACATAACGTAGTTAACAGAGAAGGCTCTGATGAGACCGATTAGAGCAGTGTTGAAGAGACTGATGGCCAGAGCCACCCGGCGACCGAAGCGATCCGAGATGTAGCCAGTTATAGGTAGTACTAGCAATGTGCCGACACTGTTGAGTGTGCCCGCTAGAGCTCGCAACCATTCTTGACAACCAAGGTTAaactagaaaaatattaaattgatataacttaaaaaaaaattacataacattTGTAAGACAAAATTATggtaaaaatttaatagtaAATCGTATCGAATGCTGAATAAGCAATGAAAAAGATGAAACAATATTTACTATCAGGTACTAGTAAATTTGTACTTCCTACCTACTACTGTATAGAAATTGGCATTgcaaaacaaataattgataCTCACATCATAAACAACAGAATTATCTCTCGCATATACAAATTCTTCGCAGTCTAGTGTTTGTGATTGGTTGAACAGATTTGCAGGACAGTAGTTCAGACTACCAGTGCCCATATTGCTTGATGCATACCGTTCGCAGCTGCTCCCATCGGGGATAGCATTGAAAATCCAGCTCGGTTCAAGGAGATCGCTCTTAGAAGTTTCTCCGCATTCCGGGATACGGCATCTTTAAGCAGTTTAAGTTAACCatagtgaagtcccgtgtcccctagtggggtaaggggcagatgcattatgtatacatctgtttcactgatcaatTTTCTTTAAGGACCAGCCTTCtgtgccagaccgagacatttttttttcttcatctccaccgggaatcgaacccaggacccctcggttctagtTCTACGCTTACGCGTCAACCACTTTACCGAGGAGGCGGTCAATTTAACTATACTTagttattattagtattatttgaAAGCTTTTTCCTAAAATCTTAAAAGGTAGATAGGTCATAATgacatcaaaatttaatatatttatactcGTAACTTGTAACTTGATGTCAAATAAATGTACTCCCTTGCACAATGCCCAATCAACTTACCGATGTGGAACAGCAGCAGCCGAGAAGATATATTCGCTGAAGAACGCAGAGGACGCTATTGCCAAGCTGACGAGGCACATATTCCGTAGCTGGTACCATCCGAACTGGCCAAGCTCGTTCACCAGGATATAGTCCAGGTCTATCACAGGCGCATTGGCCTTAGACTCTCGTTTAGACTCCGACATTTCTAACCACTCTGCTTCAACCAAAGCAAGTCGATCACCGACTGTAAAGAGATTGCCGTAATATCTGTTAATTCTTTTATTGTTCTATGACCGCCCCAAttgtatttgataaaatttatgacCGATATCTGGATGATAATATGCccaaataacatattattggtGTGATAAACCATGAGAGAATTGACGCAACGTGCTGACTGTTTCGATAATTGAATTGAGgaaattcatacaaaataactCAGATTAACATATCTATTAAATAGGCCAGTggaaattaacattaaattcgCAAAGCACGATGTAGTTCTGAATTTTTGGTATGTCGTTTGGATCAGTTAGGGTGATGTAAATCCCAATTTGCAACTTCGAAAAAGTTGTGCTCGCTGCGCACCACGTGATAAACTGCGAAAATTTTGGACTTTTTTCACTTTTTGCTCTAAAAGTCATAAACTATGCGTTTCCGACAAGTATCATTCACTACATAAATTAAGGTTATTAAATTTGCAACATTTTAAGCCTAATTACAGCTCTCTAAACCTTATAACGACTAAACTGTGGCCATTCGAAGATGGTTCATTTTTCccgaaatattaaaatttttagttttgCTCCCGTTTGAAGCAAAATATTGGCAAAAACCGCTCGTTCTATGAGAAGGTCGTATAATAAAGTTGTAGtgcatttaattttctttcattaGAGCATAGAACAAAGTCTGTGAGACAAATAGTTCACTCACAATATctgaaaaacaaaaagaaggtagaaatagatttttaaagaattgaaACTGTGGgcatatctatacatataataaatctgtagaagggtcaattctgtacattgaaaatattgaaaaaataaatagcagggggtgttactggatcgataccaaacccaaatatgtgattaaaaaaatttttgtctgtctgtctgtctgtctgtctgtctgtctgtctgtatgtgaaggcatcacgtgaaaactagcggttcgatttcgatgaaacttggtataattataccttattatcctgggcgtaaaataggatactttttatcctggaaaaatacgtagaaaaaaattaatcttaatttttcagttttatccatggacgttgttccgtagaaccgcgaacacacgttgcgtattattataggcctagccgtatttgggaattgggtccaatagatatttataagattttattgtcagaggtacctactcaaaatggagaaataaaccatccacgcgaagaccgacatccgcgcggacggagtcgcgggcggaagctagtaacaTCATAAAAGGATAATACTTTTTCATTTGCaggattacaaaatttaaaaattattacaaattttaaaaaagaacaaaattacaaaatttgggaaagtaggaaaaaaaattatacgcAAATAATAAACGACGAAAATTTTGGACTTTTTTCACTTTTTGCTCTAAAAGTCAAGGCTTAAAATGTTGCAAATTTAATAACCTTAATTTATGTAGTGAATGATACTTGTCGGAAACGCATAGTTTATGACTTTTAGAGCAAAAAGTGAAAAAAGTCCAAAATTTTCGCAGTTTATCACGTGGTGCGCAGCGAGCACAACTTTTTCGAAGTTGCAAATTGGGATTTACATCACCCTAACTGATCCAAACAACATACCAAAAATTCAGAACGATTCTACTGGCCTAAAAAACTTgtaaatgctgaatttattttttaaaataactactGGATAATAAATCAATGCCTTCCGTTTAATTGTAAATCTCTACTGccttaatatataatttattattataatgtgcgaaagtaactctatctgtctgtctcttcttCATGCCACAAACACCGAACTGTTTTGGAGGAAATTAAGTACAAAGATAGTTTAAAAGCTGATAAGGAAATATCATACTTAGTTTTAATCCTAAAAATCGCATGGGTATTGGAAATCTGCGGATTGACTACGCAGAAGCAGCACAGGACTGTGCTAGTACTAAAATAACGAATAGTTATCTATAATTTCtcaaattgaatttaatttaaactgaaaatttaattCGAACTGAAGATACTTCTTTAGTCTATCACTGTCACtagtgtaattaataaaaaaacaactatAGTTTAATTACTTACCAATGAATCTAAGTCTAGTCTAGTTCGTGTCTAGCTGTTAAATAATCATTGTATCATTTTGTGTCAAATCATTTCCAATATTTGTTATAGTATTAAGTTATCTTCTATGTGCGACGTTAGTTTTGTAGAAAACACTCTATTACTATTTACATAAGAAATTCCTTACCTACTCCCTGAAGTAGTTCGGAAATTTTCTAGTAAGGGTCCtttcattgtatttattcAGTTCGTTATACCTATTGCCCTGTATTTCAACtgagaaaaaaaagactccTGGCTTGCtaagatttttaaacttttctatATCGAAAAAGCAGACGTCATAACTCTACGACGAgttaattatgataaaaaatccGTGCATATTATTTTGTGCATATTTTCCTTCATTCTCTAGCAATCTCATGTGTCTGTAAACGGAGAAGCTTGGTACGcaaaatcatattaatatgaaccaattttaacaaaacaaaatgagTCTAAAGAGAATACGAAATCTGGATAATGGAacagttattataaaatgggTTTTCCTTCATCTTATATCGTAACATATCGTATAATGACTTGgatcaaaatataaagttaaatttttgttaaagactagctgtgccgcacAGTATCACCCGCTTggctccgttcctgttggtcttagcctgatgatataatatagcctatagccttcttcgattaatgggctatctaacgccgaaataatttttcgaatcggaccagtaggtcccgagattagcgcgttcaaacaaacaaacaaacaaactcttcatctttataatattattacctattacCTATAGTATATTCGTAGATTAGCTTAAACCGCTATCACACAAAGTGAtgctatttaaaaatttatatttataaaaacatgtcAGCATTATGTAGCGTTTActtagttataaaattttattgttttatttcgcCCAAATAATTAATCATGAAATACCTTTTATCTacatactagctgctccgcgcggtttcacccccgtggctgcactcctgttggtcgtagcgtgatgatatatagtgccttccttgataaatgagctatctaacaccgacataattttttaaatcggaccagtagttcctgagattagcgcgttcaaacaaacaaacataggtacaaaaaactaacaaactcttcagctttataatattagtattagcACAGGTATTAGCATAGATGATTCTTCGAAGACTGATGTTTATGGCAGATAAAGATGAACGGTGAGAAAttggtaaaaaatatcaaatctaTTCTTATCTCACTACAATTTATCACTGAAGACAGAGCTTAATAACCTGAAAATTCTAATTATTCCGAAAATAACACgcaataaactttttatttattaactatttaGTTAAGACGCGAATATTTCTGTAAGGATTTACAACAGAGTTTCATAAACCGTTAAGCAGGACAATAAAAATGATACCTTATCTTGTACATACTTGTGATTATAACAAGGTGTTAATTGCACTTGAAGATCCCCTCGCTACTGTCGGTAATATAAGTGTAGTCACGGACAAAACACTTAATATGATGAATGTAATTGTGACCTTTTAAGTTGATGTTAATGTATTTACGAGTGCAATTTGTTTATGTTAATAATCCTCTTCTGACCGAATTTGTttgatagtaaaatataagagCACTTTATCTGAACAATTTAAGACATAAATATGTttcttgttaatatttttgttttaactaGTCTTCCTTAATAAGTACTTTGGAatcctcataatattatttatgtagattCAGATAGCAGCAGTGTACAGAAAAATTTACATGAAAACACCGAGGCGAAAATTTGCTCTGATAAAAGTAGATGGTTGTGTAAAATcctgtttttatattatgttactgaaaatttatatttttctaagtttttcttttatctGTGCTATAAGTCGATGCTTCATACCATAATTTCAAGATACTAGAATACGTTCACAGGAAGTACCCTGTTAGTTTTGATTCCCCCACGAATGTCGAATATTGAGAAAATTGGCAACATATACCTACgcctgtatcttttgattgagttactttattagttttattttttcacagcttTAAGGGAGCatatatttgaatattcaataactataaatttcagcttgatacCTCCAAGAATTCCTGAAAATAATGGTCTTGAAGGACAGACAGACTGACGACTGACAACGaagtgatcctataagggttTCCTCTCTCCCTAATGA
This region includes:
- the LOC123696779 gene encoding organic cation transporter protein-like, with protein sequence MGASPETKESEFNDGSLPERVDLDDVLVNELGQFGPFQLRYMLLVAIPIIMSAFMSEYIFSAAAIPHRCRVDECGEDTKLVDTFEPDWITNAIPETSTGLASCSRFRPRNNMVNGSLNYCPATLFDQSVTVDCNDFVYARDNSVVYDFDLGCQEWLRVLSGTLNSVGTLLVLPITGYISDRFGRRVALVISVFNLALIGLIRAFSVNYNMYIALQILQTTLGAGTFSSAYVFAAELVGPKYRVLASATSTSMFAVGQVIMGGIAWVIQPWRYMIMTLHIPCFLIISYYWILSESIRWLLSKQKFTEARQILEKIARVNKKQISEKSMAGLLTPPPVTEESKKTNEQGLISTIFKSRILLRRVCTTPIWWITTTFVYYGLSINSTSLSDTMYLNYILTCAIEIPGFYTAVFILDRIGRKPTLSGGFFFSAICNIAFVFIPSDLNVLRLIVYLAGKFGISLVFTSLYLYTSELYPTEFRHSLLAFSSMIGRIGSITAPLTPVLMDYWHGIPSMLFGGMAILSGLLVLTQPETVGTKMPDTLAEAEAIGRQ
- the LOC123696788 gene encoding organic cation transporter protein-like; this encodes MSESKRESKANAPVIDLDYILVNELGQFGWYQLRNMCLVSLAIASSAFFSEYIFSAAAVPHRCRIPECGETSKSDLLEPSWIFNAIPDGSSCERYASSNMGTGSLNYCPANLFNQSQTLDCEEFVYARDNSVVYDFNLGCQEWLRALAGTLNSVGTLLVLPITGYISDRFGRRVALAISLFNTALIGLIRAFSVNYVMYLVLQILQTTLGAGIFSSAYIFAAELVGPKWRVVASATCSSMFAVGQVILGGVAWAVQPWRQMIIALHVPVFLLISYYWILSESVRWLLSQNRFEEAKQNLENVARVNKKQVSEKSMLALMNPQREEPKTEQRSLIKTIFRSRVLLRRVCTTPIWWITTTFVYYGLSINSTSLSDTMHLNFILTAAIEIPGYYTAAFILNKAGRKPTLSVGFIFCALCNLAFVFIPTALTVVRLIVFLAGKFFISVVFTSLYLFTSELYPTEFRHSLLGFSSMIGRIGSITAPLTPVLADYWNGIPSTMFATMGLLSGILVLTQPETLGTKLPDTLEEAEALGKHVDASS